A part of Candidatus Brocadia sp. genomic DNA contains:
- a CDS encoding PDZ domain-containing protein, translated as MKKPVKQLWSKGLRFFIAFLLAFHFLLPMSAFPDADRLKNFPAQVVIEDIIHVPTGQKIPFSALSSFFDCASVLYVGETHANKASHQVQLKILKAHYERFGSKLAIGMEMFTRPYQPFLDQWVAGEIDEKKFLEDTRWYGEWGFDYALYKEILDFAREKKIPVIALNAPKEVVTMVRTKGLIDLSEEEKKLLPEIDTSDFFHRFYLEKVLPELVKRMANIERFDNVQCLWEEYMAQIITDYLSSWEGKDRKFLAFVGNGHIIYDFGIPKRVFRRAFLPYYTIYTTEFKDGKPTAQHLFMPEIPLEPADFVWAIAPLEPEKKRVYLGVRFQKRDDNKLVIEKITPKSPAEKTGFLEGDVILSIDHKAVKNAMELIHYLQTKRFGDTCIVEIDRDGTKITYAVTLFEFEREEK; from the coding sequence ATGAAAAAGCCTGTCAAACAGCTATGGTCAAAAGGCCTTCGTTTCTTTATCGCCTTTCTCCTTGCATTTCACTTTCTATTACCGATGAGCGCATTTCCAGATGCGGACAGATTGAAAAATTTCCCTGCACAGGTTGTGATTGAAGATATTATCCATGTCCCAACAGGCCAAAAGATACCGTTCTCTGCCCTTTCCAGTTTCTTTGATTGTGCCAGCGTCCTCTATGTAGGTGAAACCCACGCCAACAAGGCATCCCATCAGGTACAGTTAAAAATTTTAAAGGCTCATTATGAGAGATTCGGAAGTAAGTTAGCTATTGGTATGGAGATGTTTACCAGACCCTATCAACCTTTTTTAGACCAGTGGGTCGCAGGTGAGATTGATGAGAAAAAATTTTTAGAAGATACCCGATGGTATGGGGAGTGGGGATTTGACTATGCCTTGTATAAAGAGATCCTGGACTTCGCAAGGGAAAAGAAAATCCCCGTAATTGCCTTAAACGCACCAAAGGAAGTAGTAACCATGGTGAGGACAAAGGGATTAATAGATTTAAGCGAGGAGGAGAAAAAACTCTTGCCGGAAATCGATACCTCCGATTTCTTCCACAGATTCTATCTGGAAAAAGTCTTGCCAGAGCTTGTAAAACGAATGGCCAATATTGAGAGATTTGACAACGTACAATGTCTATGGGAAGAGTATATGGCGCAGATCATAACGGACTATTTGTCCTCGTGGGAGGGGAAAGACAGAAAGTTTCTTGCCTTTGTAGGAAATGGTCATATCATTTATGATTTTGGTATTCCCAAAAGGGTATTTCGACGCGCCTTCTTGCCATACTACACAATTTATACAACTGAATTTAAAGATGGCAAGCCGACAGCCCAACACCTGTTTATGCCGGAGATACCATTAGAACCCGCCGATTTCGTCTGGGCTATTGCCCCCCTTGAACCTGAGAAAAAACGGGTTTATCTGGGTGTCCGGTTTCAAAAGAGAGACGACAATAAACTGGTCATAGAAAAAATAACACCGAAAAGTCCGGCTGAAAAGACAGGATTCCTGGAAGGCGATGTTATTTTGTCAATTGACCACAAAGCAGTAAAAAATGCCATGGAACTTATTCATTACCTT